ATCAACAAGATTCAAGCATTAAAAATATACAGCAAATAAACATTAGCTTTTTACCTTCTGGCATTTATATCGTCAAAGTACTAACAGCCAAAGGTTATGCTGTTAAAAAAATCATTATTAGATAACCCTATTTTCAAAAAACGCGACTTGTATTAAGTCGCGTTTTTTGAAATTATTTCTTCGCAATACTTTGCTTAAACATATCATATTCATTAGGTTCTTTATAGCTCGTTTCACAACCTAACCTACCCGCCTCATCAGTTATATTCTCCACTCTTCTTGCAGGTGCTGGATGTGTCGACAAAAACTCAGGCACGCCAGGACTTTGACCATCGGCCTCCAATTGTTTAAAAAATGAAGCAGCCCCATCGCATTTATAAGGCGTTCCGCTCAGATATTTTACCGATGCCAAATCCGATTCTGTTTCATGATCTCTGCTATACTTCAACAATCCTATTCCCACGAATTGATTTGCCAATTGCTTAACCAAATCACTCTGCTCCCCAAGCAGTATTTCCTGAACTATTTGAGCTCCATATTGGCTTTGCATCTGACGACTGGAATGTCTTAAATCTGCATGAGCAATTTCATGTCCCATAACACCTGCTAAATCATCTTCATTGGATAGGTAATTTATCAAACCGGTAAAGACATATA
The Aureibacter tunicatorum DNA segment above includes these coding regions:
- a CDS encoding M48 family metalloprotease; translated protein: MRKIYRKLSIVAIAFAMLSGCQSGQSLSSQINNLLFPVSQDVQLGAEYSKQIDAEYADKILDRNEYKEAYDYLENMKQRILNSGAVQYKDEFAWEVKIIREDEQLNAFCTPGGYIYVFTGLINYLSNEDDLAGVMGHEIAHADLRHSSRQMQSQYGAQIVQEILLGEQSDLVKQLANQFVGIGLLKYSRDHETESDLASVKYLSGTPYKCDGAASFFKQLEADGQSPGVPEFLSTHPAPARRVENITDEAGRLGCETSYKEPNEYDMFKQSIAKK